Proteins encoded in a region of the Podospora pseudopauciseta strain CBS 411.78 chromosome 6, whole genome shotgun sequence genome:
- a CDS encoding hypothetical protein (COG:O; EggNog:ENOG503NW64): MSSTSGQRFLICVDYGTTYTGVGWILTHRTRPSQLNELNIVKRWGAIHRPETSQVIGPKVPSIISYSGTSGRRWGYGVIGDADSHILQWTKLEMEPPTRLEALSRLKRTLEATRGPVSHRQHASSLVQGIPLHLIKSTEDVVADYLTEVAQCVRQDIETVQRDRRVIGDFPIELIITHPAIWHPRAMNTTFRAVNTAFKRIFPEFESNPGKVRLTTESEACAQYIMKTSTSAHKRHLRRGACFVVVDAGGGTVDLVSYRVDQDTPSFQVSLVTEMSSGRCGATRIDDYFIKRFLPRRLTPDDYRKVVEDAESNFGSGPHVLFSRRQQAMLESFQFAKHKFAGVGTEDEEFRVLLPGDLDIPDNPERGISNGNLQILPEDMEHMFQETVDGTVNLIRQQITQLEVKNLRVSAVFLSGGLSRSEYLFKKVESEIGHQYRLPVFRGQEGDKSSWTDVVIGAAILGLGMNCEVPPACAECPYHIGVLISQQFHEYENDEKQAYTDAIGQSMRAKDHLKWIAAKGDMITQPDGISKSVKLVRKILKLNDQVLKGSCTVVISHDSKQGDKLEDIQNLQKVQLNYDLATLSTADKAKIIRRDTDEDTKTQYRQVELELVVTVREEVAAFQLYAGQPGRIPIAEAATDRNGQFILGNAGSQREQHLPVVPDKDSASGAGSDPNQESTSSRQPGQGRRPIYDTAESSRSRRVYV, from the exons ATGTCTTCAACAAGTGGTCAGAGGTTCTTGATCTGTGTCGACTATGGCACCACCTACACCG GAGTGGGATGGATTCTCACCCACAGGACCCGCCCTTCTCAGCTCAATGAGCTCAACATTGTGAAAAGATGGGGCGCTATTCATCGCCCGGAGACATCCCAGGTCATCGGCCCGAAAGTTCCTTCCATCATCAGTTATTCAGGAACATCCGGCCGGCGGTGGGGTTACGGGGTAATTGGAGATGCTGATTCTCACATTCTACAATGGACCaagttggagatggagccACCCACTCGTCTCGAAGCACTATCCCGGCTCAAGAGAACCCTGGAGGCGACGCGTGGCCCCGTGTCACACAGACAACATGCGTCCTCGCTTGTGCAGGGGATCCCGCTCCATTTGATCAAGTCGACCGAAGACGTGGTTGCTGACTATCTGACTGAAGTTGCTCAGTGCGTTCGTCAGGATATCGAGACTGTTCAGAGAGATCGAAGGGTCATTGGCGACTTTCCCATCGAGCTCATCATTACGCATCCAGCA ATATGGCACCCGCGCGCAATGAACACCACTTTCAGAGCGGTGAACACTGCCTTCAAGAGAATCTTTCCTGAATTCGAGTCAAACCCGGGGAAGGTCAGACTTACCACGGAATCGGAAGCATGTGCCCAGTACATCATGAAGACATCTACAAGCGCGCATAAACGTCATCTCAGACGG GGAGCATGCttcgtggttgttgatgccgGAGGCGGGACAGTCGACCTTGTATCCTACCGGGTGGACCAAGACACGCCCTCTTTCCAAGTCAGTTTGGTGACTGAGATGTCCA GCGGACGTTGCGGTGCGACACGGATAGATGACTATTTCATTAAACGCTTTCTGCCCCGCCGCCTTACCCCGGATGACTACCGCAAAGTAGTTGAAGATGCTGAGTCCAACTTTGGCAGCGGACCACATGTGCTCTTTTCAAGACGGCAGCAAGCAATGCTCGAGAGCTTCCAGTTTGCCAAACACAAGTTTGCAGGTGTTGGTACTGAGGACGAGGAGTTCCGAGTGTTACTTCCTGGCGACCTTGACATACCGGACAATCCTGAGAGAGGGATCTCGAATGGAAATCTGCAGATTTTGCC TGAGGACATGGAGCACATGTTCCAAGAAACCGTCGACGGCACCGTGAACCTCATCAGACAGCAGATCACGCAGCTCGAAGTCAAGAACCTTCGTGTATCAGCCGTATTCCTGTCTGGGGGTCTTTCAAGAAGTGAATATCTTTTCAAAAAGGTTGAGTCGGAGATTGGGCACCAGTACCGATTACCAGTGTTCCGAGGGCAAGAGGG CGACAAAAGCAGTTGGACAGACGTTGTCATCGGCGCAGCAATCCTGGGGCTCGGGATGAACTGTGAAGTCCCACCCGCGTGTGCCGAATGCCCATACCACATAGGAGTCCTTATTTCCCAACAGTTTCACGAGTACGAGAACGACGAGAAGCAGGCCTACACGGATGCCATTGGCCAAAGCATGCGCGCCAAAGACCACCTCAAGTGGATTGCTGCAAAGGGAGATATGATTACACAGCCGGATGGCATCAGCAAAAGTGTGAAGCTTGTGAGGAAGATTCTCAAGCTGAATGACCAGGTGCTGAAAGGCTCTTGCACCGTCGTCATCTCCCATGATTCCAAGCAGGGTGACAAGCTTGAGG ACATCCAAAACCTTCAGAAGGTCCAACTCAACTACGACTTGGCCACCCTTTCCACTGCCGATAAAGCCAAAATCATCCGCCGGGACACCGACGAAGACACCAAAACACAATATCGGCAAGTGGAATTGGAGTTGGTCGTTACAGTCCGCGAGGAAGTTGCGGCTTTTCAACTGTATGCTGGCCAACCGGGAAGAATCCCCATCGCTGAGGCCGCCACAGATCGTAATGGGCAGTTCATTCTGGGAAACGCTGGTAGCCAGAGAGAGCAGCACCTGCCCGTCGTACCAGATAAGGATTCAGCATCAGGAGCGGGATCGGACCCGAATCAGGAGTCGACAAGCTCCAGGCAGCCTGGGCAGGGACGTAGGCCCATCTACGACACTGCAGAGAGCAGTAGGAGCAGGAGGGTTTACGTGTGA
- a CDS encoding hypothetical protein (COG:O; EggNog:ENOG503NYY3), with the protein MHFTKAAATGLAVLVGLASAHPGHDIAQEAAERREFLANAKRTDLSHCAEKLRARGIEAKNIARRKAQVEEARRKRNIKKRDIGDVLAKSHNKTSLGYTPNTDSATLFAGINSCILSPEVTQGPYYVAGEYVRENLIEDQEGVELLVDYQVIDVDTCDPVPNVYLEAWACNATGVYGGVIAGGNGDTADASNIHNTWLRGIQPTDEDGVARFQTIFPGHYTGRTAHIHIMVHTNATLQPNQTLGHDNYASHIGQAYFDQDLITAVEQTAPYNTNRQPLTTNAQDFLLAQGSAGAVDPVMEYTLLGDSVEDGLFAWLSFGIDTSVSNKINPAVYLGEEGGVANPNPGFGGPGGPGGPPGGWTPPPGWTPPPGFPLEENEEVEA; encoded by the exons ATGCATTTCACCAAAGCCGCCGCCACTGGCCTTGCTGTCCTGGTAGGACTAGCCAGCGCCCATCCAGGCCACGATATCGCCCAGGAGGCTGCCGAACGACGGGAGTTCCTCGCCAACGCTAAGCGTACTGATCTGAGCCACTGTGCTGAGAAGCTCCGCGCCCGCGGAATCGAGGCCAAGAACATCGCCAGACGTAAGGCTCAGGTCGAAGAGGCTCGTCGCAAGAGAAACATTAAGAAGCGTGATATCGGCGATGTCTTGGCCAAGAGCCACAACAAGACTTCCCTTGGCTACACCCCCAACACCGATAGCGCAACCCTCTTTGCGGGCATCAACTCCTGCATTCTGAGCCCCGAGGTCACCCAGGGCCCATACT ATGTTGCCGGCGAATACGTGCGTGAAAACCTCATTGAGGACCAGGAAGGCGTTGAGCTCCTTGTCGACTACCAAGTCATCGACGTCGACACATGCGACCCTGTTCCCAATGTTTACCTCGAGGCGTGGGCTTGCAACGCCACTGGTGTGTATGGCGGTGTCATCGCCGGCGGCAACGGCGACACCGCTGATGCCTCCAACATCCATAACACCTGGCTTCGTGGCATCCAGCCCACCGATGAGGATGGAGTTGCCCGTTTCCAGACCATCTTCCCCGGCCACTACACCGGACGTACTGCCCATATCCACATCATGGTTCACACCAACGCTACCCTCCAGCCCAACCAGACCCTAGGTCATGACAACTATGCTAGCCACATTGGTCAGGCTTACTTCGACCAGGATCTCATCACCGCTGTTGAGCAGACGGCCCCGTACAACACCAACCGTCAGCCCTTGACCACCAATGCTCAGGACTTCCTTCTCGCCCAGGGCTCGGCTGGCGCAGTTGACCCGGTGATGGAGTACACTCTTCTCGGCGACTCGGTCGAGGATGGTCTCTTCGCTTGGCTGTCGTTCGGTATCGACACCTCTGTCAGCAACAAGATTAATCCTGCTGTCTAccttggagaggaaggtggcgttgccaaccccaaccctggTTTCGGTGGTCCTGGCGGTCCCGGTGGTCCTCCAGGTGGCtggactcctcctcctggatGGACTCCCCCTCCCGGATTCCCCCTTGAGGAGAACGAGGAAGTTGAGGCTTAG